TTTTCAACGAATATTCTCTTTACATTCTCTCTTGGATATTTCGGCACATAAGCATATTCAAGTTTTGAAAGCTCTTTTAATATATCATCTCTTTTAGCACCATTTTTCTTGAGATTATAAATTATATCAACAAAGTTTTTCATCTCAAAATCAAATTCCCCAAACAAAAACACATCAATAAAATCAACCAAAGGAAATGGATTAAATACACTAGGTCCGCCTGCTGCTATTATAGGTACATCTTCTCCTCTTTCATCTCTATGCATAGGTATTTGACTTAATTCAAGCACTTGAAGTATGTTTGTATATATAAGCTCATACTGCAAAGTAAATCCCAAAACATCAGCATCTTTTACCCTGCTGAAAGTTTCTAAAGTATAAAGCGGTATATTTTTTTCTCTTAAAAGTTCCTCAAAGTCTTCAGCAACGGCATACACTCTCTCGCAAGAAGCATATTCAATAGAATTAATAACCTCATAAAGTATAGAAAGTCCCAAATTGCTAATTGCTACTTCATACATATCAGCAAAACACATAACAAATTTAAAAGGCATATTAGGTTTTATTATAGCATTTATCTCACCGCCTAAATATCTAGTAGGTTTTACTATGTCTTCACTTTTTACAAGATTTAATATCTCTTCTCTCATGCTGCTGCTTGAATTATTGTTCATAAATATCCTTTAATTAAAACTCTTCAGATTCATTGTTTTCTTTGCTTAAAAAACCTTTTATAGTAGTGCAATTAAATAAGTCTTTTAAAATTGTTTCAAGTTCATCTCTTGCCTCTATTACTTTTTTATCATTAACTCCAACAAAACCATCTATTGGAAAAATAATATTAGTTGTAGTCTCTACAATCTTTCCATACTCGCTTTGTCTCCATATCCATCTTCTTGTTCTTATATCATTTCCACAAGTATATACAAGTTCATTGTCTTCTAATAATTCTATTTCAGTCTCACCAAAAGGTAAAAACTTATCACCCTTAACAGAATATCTTACATAAAAATCATCATTCATAGAATCAATATCATGCGAACCCATAGGAAGTCTGTATTTTATAGATAAAGCATTAACTAAATCTACTATTTTGTTTATATGAGGAAAACCCTTACCTTTTGAAACCCTTGTAAGTATAGCTTCTATAGATGATAAAAACTTATTAGGGTTAATAGATAATTTTTCAAAAGCATTTCTATAACATAATATTTCACTATATTCTTTTATCTTTATATTTTCTAATTCTTTTTGAGCCTCTGATAAGTTGTTATCAAGTAAATCCATAACATATTTATCATTTTCTTTATTGTCTATATTTTTAGCAACAACAAATGCTATGCATAAATTGTCTAAAGTGTTAAATACTTTCTCTTCTATTTTGAATTTCATTATTATATTAGCTCCTTTATATAATTATATAATTTTATTTTTATGATTCTATAAAGAATATAATAAAATTACTCATTTGTCAAAGTGGTGAAAAACATAAAAAATATAAAAAAAAATAATTTTTTGGGAACTTTTTTCTGTAACAATCGTCTAATATAATACACAACTTAAGAATAATTACTCATAATTTACTCAAAACTCCGTGTAATATTTTCTATTATGCGGAGTTATTGAATTTATTTTTACTATTTGTATAATTAATATATACGGAGGTAAAACAATGAAGAAATTATTTTGTATATTTTTTATATTATCATTTAATTTATTTTCACAATACTATTATTCTCCAACACCAAGAGTGGGTAATGTAAAACCATTAATACCTAATCAAAGAATACCAATGTATCAACCTCGTTATGACTTGTATAATAAAAGATATAAAAATTACGGATACACAAAAACGTATTACAAAAATGGTAGGTTCTATAAATTTGGAAACGGATATATGACTTATCAAGAGAGAGAAAAGCTAAAAGCAATAGACGGCAGATATTCTCCAAGAATTAGAATGCTTGAAGATAGAATGAGAGTAAATAATTCTAAGATACTATCAGAAATATATCAGAGAACTCCAAATAATAATGCTGTAAATAGTGCTGTTAATGATAATTTTAGAATACAAATGCAAATACAGATGCTAGAAACATTAAGAAGTCTAGATATAGACAGAAATTTTAAATAAATATTTAACATATAAAACTATTTGCAAAAAGCCCCTTGCTATATTATAATATATCATCAATGTATATAATTTTTATTATCAAATAATTATAAGGATATATTTTAATAAATGTCATACGCAGAGAAAATTAGAAATTTTTGTATTATAGCACATGTTGACCATGGAAAAAGCACATTAGCCGATAGAATCATAGAACATACCAAAGCTGTATCAAGCAGAGAGATGAAAGCACAAATTTTGGACTCTATGGATATAGAAAGAGAGAGAGGAATAACAATAAAGAGCCAAGCTGTAAAACTTTCTTATCAGGCTAAGGACGGAGAAGTATATACTCTTAATTTGATTGACACACCGGGGCACGTTGACTTTAACTATGAGGTTTCTCGTTCGCTTGCTGCTTGTGAGGGAGCTATACTTGTAGTGGATGCTGCTCAGGGAGTTGAGGCTCAAACTATTTCTAATTTTTATCTTGCTTTTGAAAATAATTTGGAGATTGTACCTGTTATCAATAAAATAGATTTACCTGCTGCCAATATTGAACTTTGTAAAGAGCAAATGGAAAAAGAGTTTGGAGTTAATAAAGATGATATTGTTTTAGCGAGTGCAAAAAATGATATAGGAATAGATGAGATACTTGAAGCAGTAGTTAAGATGATACCAGCTCCAAAAGACAATACTGATAAAAAGACAAGGGCTTTGATATTTGATTCTTATTATGACCCTTTTCGCGGTGCTGTTATGATAGTGAGAATATTTGACGGCTCTATAAAGAAAAATGATAAATTACTTTTGATGGAGACTAAAGCAGAGTATGAAGTTGAAGAGTGCGGTACACTTTTATTAGGGCTTAAATCTGCTAATGAACTTAAAAGCGGTGAAGTAGGATATATTATTGCGGGCATTAAAAATATATCAGACATAAAAATAGGGGACACTATCACTCTCGAAGAAAACCCTTCTGATGAACCTTTGATAGGATATAAAGAAGTTTTACCTATGGTATTTGCGGGCATTTTCCCTGCAGAAGATGAAGATTACACAAACCTACAAAAGGCATTAGAAAAATTAAAACTTAATGATGCTTCTTTGGTTTATGAGCCTGAGCGTTCTATTGCTTTAGGGTTTGGATACAGATGCGGTTTCTTAGGGCTCTTACATTTAGAGATTGTTCAAGAACGTCTTGAGAGAGAGTTTAATCTTAACCTTGTAATAACTAGTCCTTCTGTAGAAGTGAAATTAAAACTTACAAACGGAGAAGAGAAACTCATTGATAACCCTGCAGATTTTCCTTCTGCACAGTATATAGAAAAATGTTATGAGCCTTTTATTAATGCTCTTATAATAGTACCTACTGATTATTTAGGAAATATTATATCTCTTTGTATAGACAGAAGAGGCACTCAAACTTCTCTCACATATTTAGATGATAAAAGAGCAGAAATAAAATTTGACTTACCTTTAATAGAAGTAGTATATGATTTTTATGACAAATTAAAATCAATATCAAGAGGATACGCTTCTTTCGATTATGATTTTTCAGATTTTAGAGAAAGCCAAATAGAAAAAATAGATATACTTGTTCATGGAGAAGTAGTTGATGCATTATCATTTATGTCTCATAGAAGCAATGCAGAAAGCAGAGGAAGACAGATTATAGAAAAGTTAAAACATCTCATACCAAAGCATATGTTTCAGATTCCTCTACAAGCGGCAATTGCAGGACGCATAATAGCAAGAGAAAATATAAGTGCATTAAGAAAAAATGTTACAGCTAAATGTTATGGTGGAGATATCACAAGAAAAAGAAAATTATTAGAGAAACAGAAAGAAGGTAAAAAGAGAATGAAAGCTATTGGAAACGTAGAAATTCCGCAGGATGCATTTATTAGCGTACTTAAAACTGATGATAATAATAGATAATTTTTAGTAATAGTTAATAAATGATTATTATATAAATATAGTATGACATAAAAATATATGCCATACCATATTAATTTGATATTGAATAATATTAGACGATTAATTTATAATCATTTTTAATTCATTATATTTTTTTCTAACAATATATATTTCATCACCTATTTTATCTGATTTCTTTATCATAGCATGATATAAAAACCAATTATTATTTTCTTTATAACAAAATATTCTTATATCATGATGTCTTATTTCCCATATACCATCTTCAATTTTTTTATACAGTTTAGATGACATAATGATTTTATTAGAAAAAGAATTAATTAAATAGTTTATTTTAGATTCTATAGTTTCTTTTCTAATACTATTTTCAATAAATGATAGAACATCATCATCTATCATGCATACTATATTGCCTAAAGATAAATATTTTTTTATATTTAATTTTCTCATTTATATTATCCTTTTATATCATAATAACTTTTATATTACAAATATACCATCATTGTACTTAAATAATTAAGTACAATGACGTTTTAATTATGTAGGGAGTTTTCCCAAGTAGACCCATAAATATGGTCGCAAATGTACTGTCATATAGTCAATTAAGACTGTTTCTTCTGACAGCTACGCAAAATATGATAGCTCATGTACTTAATTATATAAGCACATGAGCTATGGCATTAAGCCGTTATGACGAGTTTCCTCTGACAGTTACGCAAGATACGTAGTAAATGTACTTAATTATATAAGCACATGAGCTATGGCATTAAGCCGTTATGACGAGTTTCCTCTGACAGTTACGCAAGATACGCAGTAAATGTACTTAATTATATAAGCACATGAGCTATGGCATTAAGCCGTTATGACGAGTTTCCTCTGACAGTTACGCAAGATACGCAGTAAATGTACTTAATTATATAAGCACATGAGCTATGGCATTAAGCCGTTATGACGAGTTTCCTCTGACAGTTACGCAAGATACGCGGTAAATGTACTTAATTATATAAGCACATGAGCTATGGCATTAAGCCGTTATGACGAGTTTCCTCTGACAGTTACGCAAGATACGCAGTAAATGTACTTAATTATATAAGCACATGAGCTATGGCATTAAGCCGTTATGACGAGTTTCCTCTTAGTCACTATGTTATATATAATTACAAACATAGTCAGTCATATAATCTATAAAGGAAAGTTTCCTTTATAGATTATAATATAATAAATATGTTTATATTTGTCAAGTATTTTTTATATGGTATTTTAATTTTTTACAATAAAAATTCCTAGATATATAAGTACTAATCCTGAAACTATTAATAATATACCAATGCAGCTTTCAGAAAAAGGAAGTTTTATATTTCTTGGTTTATTTGGATCAAACCATAAAGGTAATTTATCCCCAACCTTTCTGAATGGATAATGGCTTTTAAGTTTTGCATATAGTTTTCCGTATTTTTCAGTTTCATAACTTATAATCATTGTATTTTGGTGTCTTAATTTTCCAGATTTATATACTTTTTCACTATTACATTGTTCAACTATACATACAGTATGCACATACGTTTTTGAAACAATAACAATAGAAGAAAGTTTTTTTACTCCTCCTAAGATCGATAATATTCCTAATACAAATACTGCTATTATTTTTATATTCATAATAATCCAATAAGTAAAAAATTTAGTAATATAAAAAAAATATATAATATTATATACTAAAAATTTTTAAGTTTGTCAATTTTTTTATTGTTCTTTTTCCCGCAGCACACGGTGTGGACTTCGTCAAAAGAACCAAAAAGTGCAAGTGTTTTTGTATGTTGGTAAATATATAAATAAATGTAAGATATTTTTATCTATGCATAAAAAGCTATACTTCATTAAATGCAGTCTTTTTGCTTCTTTGGGTCACGCCTCCGGCACTCCCTTCGGTCGCAAAAGAAGTGGGGGCTTACCCTACGGGTACGCTTCGCGGGAGGCAAAGCCCCAGATATCAAAACAAAAATATAATTTTATTTTTAACAAAATATAGTTGTTTAGGTATATATAAAAAATAATCAAGCTATAAGCATCTATATTTTTAAGCGTATTGGTTAATTCTTATAACTTGTATAAATTTGTATATGTTATATTATAACAATATATTCTTTAATGTTTTGAGTTTTTATATAATCAATAAAAAACGCAGTTATAAAAAATAATAAAATCTAGGTGTAATAGTATGGACAAAGAATTGAAATCACGATTAAAAAGATTACGCAGTGAAGAAAAGTATAATGATATAATAGAATTAATACTTTCATTGCCTGATGAAAAAGTAGATGATTTTGTACTTAATATGCTTTATTTGGCTTTAGAGATTCAATTATCTAATATGCATAATGAAGCTAGGCATCATGATATAGTTAAATTTATATTAGCTATTCCTAAGAAATATTTAAATGATGATGTTAAGGGTATTCTTGCCGTAGCATATAACAATACTGGTAAATTTGATTCAGCAATAGAGGTTTTGAATTCGCTTTCTGAGGAAACTAGAAATCATCATACTTGGTTTTATAAAATTTCTTATGCTTATTTAGGAAAATGCGACAGAGATAATTCTACTAAATATATAGAAAGGGCTATATATACTCTTGAAATGAATAAAGATAATATAAGCGAAGATGAATATAATCATTATAATGAGATTTATAATAGATTAAAAAAAGAAATAACTAAAGATGCTTTGCATTATGAGGCTAATAGTGTTAATGCTGATGATACTGATGCTGTTATAAAAGATATAGCTTCTATACTGCCTGATGATATTGAGCATGAAATAATAGAAGGAAGCATAGTTATAAAGAAATGGAATATATTGATAAATGCCAATATTGATAACTTAACAGATGAAAGTGCTGTGATTAATTATTATATATCAAGTCCCAATTGGGATAGAAATATATTTGAATGCTGTGCAAGTACTGGAAAAGACACTAATGCTGCTATAGGAATTTCTAATGGAAGTTTTGTATTTGGCATAATGACAGGTATAAAAGCTATGAATGAAGGGAACCTTCTTGATGAAGCAGAAACTGAGTTTGCTGGTAAAAAGCATAAATGGAAAGTGTATACAAGCAATCTTGTTAATATAGGAAATGATAATAAAACTCCTAAGAATGTTAATACTTATTGGAACATGTTTAAAGATGATATATTAATGAGAATAGGAAATCAGAAAATTTGCTACATAAAAATATATGGAGCAAAAGCAAGAAATAATTATTCTATTGGGGAGCTTCGCATAAATGATGTTAATATACCAGAACTTTCTAATAAAATGAACGAGTATGTAAAAACTTGGGAAGAAACAGATTTTGCTTCAGATAAGCAGTTTTTCTTTTTAGTTCAAGATGATGAAACTTACACACCTTATCCGCATACTGATGAAGAGATTATGAATTATGTTCAAGAGTATGCAAATATAGTTCTTAATTCAGAGGAGACAGAAGATTATTATGATAAACTTGGAGATTTAGCTGAAAACTTAACTAAAGATTATAGTCTTGCTTCAGATTTATTTTTATTCCTGCCTGAAATTTGTGCTGATAATGAATTTTATAATGAGCTTCATTCAGGGGAAAGGGTAAATTTCCATTTCAAAACAAGTGATTGTTTAGTTTATAAAACACAGCTTTATACTTATCATTTGATAGGGGGATATCTTTTTGAGCTTTTTAAAAGCGGGGTTTTTAATGGAAAAGAAAACGAGTTATATGCAAGATTCATAAATATGAGTGCAGGATACAGCATATATTCTCAGGTTAAAGCGGATTATGAAAAGAAAAATCAGAAGCTTGAAAATTTTGAAGTGAATATTAGTTTTAATGTAGATGATAATTATGAGATTAGATAAGTAATATTTTTAACACACGTTTAGTATAGTTTTTAATATAAATAAATTGCTGTTATTCATTAAATTTATATTTTTAATTTTATTAAACGTGTGTTGTATGCATTATAAATTTAAATAACACTTGGGTGGGTGTTAACATTCATAATTAAACAATAAGAAAATAAAAAATATAAATTGCAAATTAAAATTATAAAGCTTAAAGGGCGGGAATGTAAATAAATTTAAAAACTTAATTATATACAATCTATATTTTTTATTTTCTGTTTAAGAAAAATTTTATTATTGCAATTAATACAAAACTTATTACGCTTATTAAAACTATAGTAGAGCCCGGTTTTAATCCCTCATAATATGAAAGAAATATTCCTAAAACAGTAAAAACTAAATTAAATAATACAGCATAAATAATAGTTTTTTTATAGCTATTAGCCACCTGCATAGAACAAGCAACAGGAACCACCATCATAGACGAAACAATCAAAGCCCCAACCGCCCTTGCAGATATAGAAACTACTATTGCTGTAAGTATTGTAAAAATAAAGTTTATCCTGTTTACAGGCACCCCAGAGAGTTTTGCAAGCCTTTCATTGAATGTTATATAAAATATTTCTTTGTATAAGAATATAAATATCAATATAGAAATAATACTTATAATTACAACTAGCTTTAATTCAAAATCACTAATAGCTACAATGCTTCCAAACAAAAAACTATTAAAATTAGCATTGTTAGAAACAAACCCAGATAATAATCCCGCAAGTCCAATTGCAAAAGACATGATTATCGCTATAGACATCTCTCCATATCTTGCAATTTTTTTTCTTATAAACTCTATAGATAAAGCAGATAAAACACAAAATATCATAGAAGCAAGTATTGGATTAATATTAAACACAAGACCAAAAGTCACCCCCGCAAGAGAAGTATGAGATATAGCATCTCCTATCATAGAAAGCCTTTTTAATACAACTACAACCCCAATAGAAGGTATTATAATGGCTAAAAGCACCCCCACCAAAAAAGCCCTACGCATAAACTCATATTGAAATATTTCCATTTGTAAATAACCCTTTATATATTATTAGCAAGAACAACTGCTTCCATCTGGATGCTTGTGCTTATGTGATAATTCCATATTTATCTGATTTTTATCAAGTTCAACTAATGTACCATTTTCAAAACAAAACACTCTGTTTGATATTTTTGACATTCTCTCAATATCATGTGTAACCATTACAATAGTTATTTTTTTTTCTTTATTTAAAGTGTGAAGCAGATTATATAAAAAATTAATAGTTTCAATATCAACACCATTAGTAGGTTCATCTAATATTAATAGATTAGGATTTTGCACTAAAGTTCTTGCTAAAAAAACTCTCTGTATCTGCCCGCCTGAAAGTTTTGATATAAGCCTCTCTTTATAATCATACATACCTAAAAGTTTTAATGCTTCAAATACTTTTTCTTTATGCTTTTTATTTGGAAACTTAAATAAGCCAATATCAGCAAACATATTAGACATTACTATCTCAT
This is a stretch of genomic DNA from Brachyspira sp. SAP_772. It encodes these proteins:
- a CDS encoding metal ABC transporter permease; this translates as MEIFQYEFMRRAFLVGVLLAIIIPSIGVVVVLKRLSMIGDAISHTSLAGVTFGLVFNINPILASMIFCVLSALSIEFIRKKIARYGEMSIAIIMSFAIGLAGLLSGFVSNNANFNSFLFGSIVAISDFELKLVVIISIISILIFIFLYKEIFYITFNERLAKLSGVPVNRINFIFTILTAIVVSISARAVGALIVSSMMVVPVACSMQVANSYKKTIIYAVLFNLVFTVLGIFLSYYEGLKPGSTIVLISVISFVLIAIIKFFLNRK
- the lepA gene encoding translation elongation factor 4, with product MSYAEKIRNFCIIAHVDHGKSTLADRIIEHTKAVSSREMKAQILDSMDIERERGITIKSQAVKLSYQAKDGEVYTLNLIDTPGHVDFNYEVSRSLAACEGAILVVDAAQGVEAQTISNFYLAFENNLEIVPVINKIDLPAANIELCKEQMEKEFGVNKDDIVLASAKNDIGIDEILEAVVKMIPAPKDNTDKKTRALIFDSYYDPFRGAVMIVRIFDGSIKKNDKLLLMETKAEYEVEECGTLLLGLKSANELKSGEVGYIIAGIKNISDIKIGDTITLEENPSDEPLIGYKEVLPMVFAGIFPAEDEDYTNLQKALEKLKLNDASLVYEPERSIALGFGYRCGFLGLLHLEIVQERLEREFNLNLVITSPSVEVKLKLTNGEEKLIDNPADFPSAQYIEKCYEPFINALIIVPTDYLGNIISLCIDRRGTQTSLTYLDDKRAEIKFDLPLIEVVYDFYDKLKSISRGYASFDYDFSDFRESQIEKIDILVHGEVVDALSFMSHRSNAESRGRQIIEKLKHLIPKHMFQIPLQAAIAGRIIARENISALRKNVTAKCYGGDITRKRKLLEKQKEGKKRMKAIGNVEIPQDAFISVLKTDDNNR
- a CDS encoding type II toxin-antitoxin system RelE/ParE family toxin, with protein sequence MRKLNIKKYLSLGNIVCMIDDDVLSFIENSIRKETIESKINYLINSFSNKIIMSSKLYKKIEDGIWEIRHHDIRIFCYKENNNWFLYHAMIKKSDKIGDEIYIVRKKYNELKMIIN
- a CDS encoding metal ABC transporter ATP-binding protein produces the protein MKNIISFKNVHFGYTQEDILKCISFEINKGDFVSIIGSNGAGKSTILKLILGEINQYRGEIKLYGEDIKRFKNWQHIGYLEQNAYYKILNFPATVYEIVMSNMFADIGLFKFPNKKHKEKVFEALKLLGMYDYKERLISKLSGGQIQRVFLARTLVQNPNLLILDEPTNGVDIETINFLYNLLHTLNKEKKITIVMVTHDIERMSKISNRVFCFENGTLVELDKNQINMELSHKHKHPDGSSCSC
- a CDS encoding B3/4 domain-containing protein; the protein is MKFKIEEKVFNTLDNLCIAFVVAKNIDNKENDKYVMDLLDNNLSEAQKELENIKIKEYSEILCYRNAFEKLSINPNKFLSSIEAILTRVSKGKGFPHINKIVDLVNALSIKYRLPMGSHDIDSMNDDFYVRYSVKGDKFLPFGETEIELLEDNELVYTCGNDIRTRRWIWRQSEYGKIVETTTNIIFPIDGFVGVNDKKVIEARDELETILKDLFNCTTIKGFLSKENNESEEF
- a CDS encoding DUF6348 family protein, which codes for MDKELKSRLKRLRSEEKYNDIIELILSLPDEKVDDFVLNMLYLALEIQLSNMHNEARHHDIVKFILAIPKKYLNDDVKGILAVAYNNTGKFDSAIEVLNSLSEETRNHHTWFYKISYAYLGKCDRDNSTKYIERAIYTLEMNKDNISEDEYNHYNEIYNRLKKEITKDALHYEANSVNADDTDAVIKDIASILPDDIEHEIIEGSIVIKKWNILINANIDNLTDESAVINYYISSPNWDRNIFECCASTGKDTNAAIGISNGSFVFGIMTGIKAMNEGNLLDEAETEFAGKKHKWKVYTSNLVNIGNDNKTPKNVNTYWNMFKDDILMRIGNQKICYIKIYGAKARNNYSIGELRINDVNIPELSNKMNEYVKTWEETDFASDKQFFFLVQDDETYTPYPHTDEEIMNYVQEYANIVLNSEETEDYYDKLGDLAENLTKDYSLASDLFLFLPEICADNEFYNELHSGERVNFHFKTSDCLVYKTQLYTYHLIGGYLFELFKSGVFNGKENELYARFINMSAGYSIYSQVKADYEKKNQKLENFEVNISFNVDDNYEIR